The following are from one region of the Osmerus mordax isolate fOsmMor3 chromosome 1, fOsmMor3.pri, whole genome shotgun sequence genome:
- the ccdc66 gene encoding coiled-coil domain-containing protein 66 isoform X2, whose amino-acid sequence MNLGDGLMFELENGKPRLKLINNGSKNPNTILSKHRPQNALNSKHQVSKEPGSEDLSKVQGKQRDRETRIKTTAPKTEVTKSDVSLAAPNPSKQRGRDVAENRTKGVSRVQPSDRRGPSIRLGSTDAEKDLAKDTVCLTSDQITQILSTISKASPGSTQQWNTHSQTRSGFAQSSQEVPLNDSTKTVDHRETLNVKSNAGAQNGIAQKTQEDKRVTNGLFTSLGETEKDKEAVEAQKAQWRRELDEQMAMKVHQRKTPEVADEGVRRTGDMDVLWPAQRDLPAAIRSAFVLGEATPTDHAFIVQKRALQRAWLQDLDQQRQDDKLRHKQEKQLLNQRENNEHWASHFDSLQMKPPPQPRPPPAAERGEWGALSSLSQPRTLSGALSMAWEASSTCGASSTGRASVDAAGVPPRASHLRTMTALLDPAQIEERERNRIKQQEHQRAIEAQVEERRWKREQEEAARVALEQEEERRVELERQQLQQQYLQDTRRHRQKEELLERQTEQLHQSVQRAQEEAAKDKQQQRIKELARKGHDVSNLLRSLEGPPTASQTLPTRESPSPRQQEPAGRREEAVSTASPRRDTAMQTVDSVWPAPAPPQQEHGVYTPDIPVEYRPPTLAPPPPNAKRSRRDPRQAQPRQGAGKENVHRGGGGEGGEDPYEAFARTDVGLQGARGGGRRPEWNSQRPGRRFVPASERYPAGLQQSRQEKRLRRQIELMTLVERNTASRTPQPDQNHQAPLLHPPLPRQASPTQGRTRAGSPRKGERSVSSMSNLPANHNERGRSPPVPALKHRLQTQGPPLETHSPPLETHSPPLETNSPLPPSEFVPYVRTDEVYHLDPLAPLSRPPTVCHPQAKAHTDGPRSTAGPPGVPRDPLLNPELLKNRERQQAILRGLSELRQGLLQKQRALETGFNPLFRVNEQRKQPPPLEHM is encoded by the exons ATGAATCTTGG AGATGGCCTGATGTTCGAACTGGAAAATGGAAAACCCCGGCTGAAATTAATAAATAACG GTTCTAAGAATCCAAATACG ATACTATCCAAGCACAGACCTCAGAATGCTCTCAACTCAAAGCATCAAGTTTCCAAAGAGCCAGGGTCAGAAGACCTATCAAAAGTGCAAGGGaagcaaagagacagagagaccaggattAAGACCACCGCCCCCAAAACGGAGGTCACCAAGAGTGACGTCTCACTAGCTGCACCCAACCCCTCCAAACAAAGGGGCAGAGATGTCGCAGAGAACCGCACCAAAGGAGTGTCCAGAGTACAGCCATCAGATCGACGTGGACCAAGCATCAGACTTGGGTCAACGGATGCAGAAAAGGACTTAGCAAAGGACACTGTGTGCCTGACGAGCGACCAGATCACACAGATCCTCAGCACCATCAGCAAAGCTTCCCCTGGCAGCACGCAGCAGTGGAACACGCACAGCCAGACCAGATCAG GATTTGCCCAGTCCTCACAGGAGGTCCCCCTGAACGACAGCACAAAGACGGTGGACCACAGAGAGACTCTTAATGTGAAAAGTAACGCCGGCGCTCAGAATGGAATCGCACAGAAGACACAGGAGGACAA GAGGGTGACGAACGGCCTCTTCACGTCCCTGGGAGAAACGGAGAAGGACAAGGAAGCTGTGGAGGCCCAGAAGGcccagtggaggagagagctaG ATGAACAGATGGCCATGAAGGTGCATCAGAGGAAGACACCAGAG GTAGCAGatgagggtgtgaggaggacaGGTGACATGGATGTTCTGTGGCCAGCACAGAGAGACCTGCCTGCTGCCATCCGATCTGCCTTCGTACTGGGG GAGGCCACGCCGACGGACCATGCCTTCATCGTCCAGAAGAGGGCGCTACAGCGCGCCTGGCTGCAGGACCTGGACCAGCAGAGACAGGACGACAAGCTGCGACACAAGCAGGAGAAACAGCTGCTCAACCAG agggAGAATAACGAACACTGGGCCAGTCACTTTGACTCCCTCCAGATGAAGCCTCCGCCCCAGCCTCGTCCTCCCCcggcagcagagaggggggagtggggggcgcTGAGTTCCCTCAGCCAGCCCAGGACACTGTCAGGGGCCCTGTCCATGGCCTGGGAGGCCTCCAGCACCTGTGGGGCCTCCAGCACGGGGCGAGCCAGCGTGGACGCCGCTGGAGTCCCACCCAGGGCCAG CCACCTGCGCACCATGACTGCCCTGCTCGACCCGGCGCAGatcgaggagagggagaggaacaggatcAAGCAGCAGGAGCACCAG cgggcCATCGAGGCGCAGGTGGAGGAGCGGCGGTGGAagcgggagcaggaggaggcggccagggTGGcgttggagcaggaggaggagaggagggtggagctggagagacagcagctgcagcagcagtaCCTGCAGGACACCAGGAGACACCGGcagaaggag gAGTTGCTAGAGCGTCAGACGGAGCAGCTGCACCAGAGCGTGCAGAGAGCTCAGGAGGAGGCAGCCAAGGACAAGCAACAGCAGAGGATCAAGGAGCTGGCCCGCAAGGGCCACGATGTGTCCAACCTGCTCCGCTCGCTGGAGGGGCCCCCCACCGCCTCACAGA ccctgcccacGAGGGagtcccccagccccaggcagCAGGAGCCGGCCGGGCGGAGAGAGGAGGCCGTCAGCACGGCTTCTCCCAGGAGGGACACGGCCATGCAGACCG TGGACTCCGTTTGGCCCGCTCCGGCACCACCGCAGCAGGAACACGGAGTCTACACCCCCGACATCCCTGTGGAGTACCGGCCCCCtaccctggcccctccccctcccaacgCCAAAAGATCCAGACGAGATCCCAGACAGGCTCAGCCGCGCCAGGGGGCCGGGAAGGAGAACGtccacaggggagggggaggggaaggaggcgaGGACCCCTACGAGGCCTTCGCCCGGACAGACGTGGGGCTGCAGGGTGCCCGGGGGGGCGGGCGGAGGCCAGAGTGGAACAGCCAGCGGCCTGGGCGGCGGTTCGTCCCTGCGTCGGAGCGCTACCCAGCGGGCCTGCAGCAGAGCAGGCAGGAGAAGCGGCTCCGCAGGCAAATCGAGCTCATGACCCTGGTGGAGAGGAACACAGCCTCCAGAACCCCCCAGCCAGACCAGAACCACCAGGCCCCCCTCCTGCACCCTCCCCTGCCCAGACAGGCCAGCCCCACCCAGGGCAGAACCAGAGCAGGTTCACCCAGGAAG GGGGAGAGATCTGTCAGCAGCATGTCCAACCTCCCAGCCAATCACAATGAGAG GGGGCGCTCTCCTCCGGTCCCAGCCTTGAAGCACCGTCTCCAGACCCAGGGCCCCCCCCTGGagacccacagcccccccctggagacccacagcccccccctggAGACCAACAGCCCCCTGCCTCCATCAGAGTTTGTGCCCTACGTGAGGACAGATGAGGTGTACCACCTggaccccctggcccccctctccAGACCCCCCACAGTCTGTCACCCCCAGGCGAAGGCTCACACAG atggtcCTCGGAGTACAGCAGGGCCCCCCGGGGTGCCTAGAGACCCCCTTCTGAACCCTGAGCTGCTGAAGAaccgagagagacagcaggccaTCCTGAGGGGCCTCTCAGAGCTGCGCCAG GGCTTGCTGCAGAAGCAGAGGGCGCTGGAGACCGGATTCAACCCTCTGTTCAGGGTCAACGAGCAACGGAAACAGCCGCCTCCCCTTGAGCACATGTGA
- the ccdc66 gene encoding coiled-coil domain-containing protein 66 isoform X1: MNLGDGLMFELENGKPRLKLINNGSKNPNTILSKHRPQNALNSKHQVSKEPGSEDLSKVQGKQRDRETRIKTTAPKTEVTKSDVSLAAPNPSKQRGRDVAENRTKGVSRVQPSDRRGPSIRLGSTDAEKDLAKDTVCLTSDQITQILSTISKASPGSTQQWNTHSQTRSGFAQSSQEVPLNDSTKTVDHRETLNVKSNAGAQNGIAQKTQEDKRVTNGLFTSLGETEKDKEAVEAQKAQWRRELDEQMAMKVHQRKTPERLLLLCGQVADEGVRRTGDMDVLWPAQRDLPAAIRSAFVLGEATPTDHAFIVQKRALQRAWLQDLDQQRQDDKLRHKQEKQLLNQRENNEHWASHFDSLQMKPPPQPRPPPAAERGEWGALSSLSQPRTLSGALSMAWEASSTCGASSTGRASVDAAGVPPRASHLRTMTALLDPAQIEERERNRIKQQEHQRAIEAQVEERRWKREQEEAARVALEQEEERRVELERQQLQQQYLQDTRRHRQKEELLERQTEQLHQSVQRAQEEAAKDKQQQRIKELARKGHDVSNLLRSLEGPPTASQTLPTRESPSPRQQEPAGRREEAVSTASPRRDTAMQTVDSVWPAPAPPQQEHGVYTPDIPVEYRPPTLAPPPPNAKRSRRDPRQAQPRQGAGKENVHRGGGGEGGEDPYEAFARTDVGLQGARGGGRRPEWNSQRPGRRFVPASERYPAGLQQSRQEKRLRRQIELMTLVERNTASRTPQPDQNHQAPLLHPPLPRQASPTQGRTRAGSPRKGERSVSSMSNLPANHNERGRSPPVPALKHRLQTQGPPLETHSPPLETHSPPLETNSPLPPSEFVPYVRTDEVYHLDPLAPLSRPPTVCHPQAKAHTDGPRSTAGPPGVPRDPLLNPELLKNRERQQAILRGLSELRQGLLQKQRALETGFNPLFRVNEQRKQPPPLEHM, translated from the exons ATGAATCTTGG AGATGGCCTGATGTTCGAACTGGAAAATGGAAAACCCCGGCTGAAATTAATAAATAACG GTTCTAAGAATCCAAATACG ATACTATCCAAGCACAGACCTCAGAATGCTCTCAACTCAAAGCATCAAGTTTCCAAAGAGCCAGGGTCAGAAGACCTATCAAAAGTGCAAGGGaagcaaagagacagagagaccaggattAAGACCACCGCCCCCAAAACGGAGGTCACCAAGAGTGACGTCTCACTAGCTGCACCCAACCCCTCCAAACAAAGGGGCAGAGATGTCGCAGAGAACCGCACCAAAGGAGTGTCCAGAGTACAGCCATCAGATCGACGTGGACCAAGCATCAGACTTGGGTCAACGGATGCAGAAAAGGACTTAGCAAAGGACACTGTGTGCCTGACGAGCGACCAGATCACACAGATCCTCAGCACCATCAGCAAAGCTTCCCCTGGCAGCACGCAGCAGTGGAACACGCACAGCCAGACCAGATCAG GATTTGCCCAGTCCTCACAGGAGGTCCCCCTGAACGACAGCACAAAGACGGTGGACCACAGAGAGACTCTTAATGTGAAAAGTAACGCCGGCGCTCAGAATGGAATCGCACAGAAGACACAGGAGGACAA GAGGGTGACGAACGGCCTCTTCACGTCCCTGGGAGAAACGGAGAAGGACAAGGAAGCTGTGGAGGCCCAGAAGGcccagtggaggagagagctaG ATGAACAGATGGCCATGAAGGTGCATCAGAGGAAGACACCAGAG AGACTGCTGTTGCTCTGTGGACAGGTAGCAGatgagggtgtgaggaggacaGGTGACATGGATGTTCTGTGGCCAGCACAGAGAGACCTGCCTGCTGCCATCCGATCTGCCTTCGTACTGGGG GAGGCCACGCCGACGGACCATGCCTTCATCGTCCAGAAGAGGGCGCTACAGCGCGCCTGGCTGCAGGACCTGGACCAGCAGAGACAGGACGACAAGCTGCGACACAAGCAGGAGAAACAGCTGCTCAACCAG agggAGAATAACGAACACTGGGCCAGTCACTTTGACTCCCTCCAGATGAAGCCTCCGCCCCAGCCTCGTCCTCCCCcggcagcagagaggggggagtggggggcgcTGAGTTCCCTCAGCCAGCCCAGGACACTGTCAGGGGCCCTGTCCATGGCCTGGGAGGCCTCCAGCACCTGTGGGGCCTCCAGCACGGGGCGAGCCAGCGTGGACGCCGCTGGAGTCCCACCCAGGGCCAG CCACCTGCGCACCATGACTGCCCTGCTCGACCCGGCGCAGatcgaggagagggagaggaacaggatcAAGCAGCAGGAGCACCAG cgggcCATCGAGGCGCAGGTGGAGGAGCGGCGGTGGAagcgggagcaggaggaggcggccagggTGGcgttggagcaggaggaggagaggagggtggagctggagagacagcagctgcagcagcagtaCCTGCAGGACACCAGGAGACACCGGcagaaggag gAGTTGCTAGAGCGTCAGACGGAGCAGCTGCACCAGAGCGTGCAGAGAGCTCAGGAGGAGGCAGCCAAGGACAAGCAACAGCAGAGGATCAAGGAGCTGGCCCGCAAGGGCCACGATGTGTCCAACCTGCTCCGCTCGCTGGAGGGGCCCCCCACCGCCTCACAGA ccctgcccacGAGGGagtcccccagccccaggcagCAGGAGCCGGCCGGGCGGAGAGAGGAGGCCGTCAGCACGGCTTCTCCCAGGAGGGACACGGCCATGCAGACCG TGGACTCCGTTTGGCCCGCTCCGGCACCACCGCAGCAGGAACACGGAGTCTACACCCCCGACATCCCTGTGGAGTACCGGCCCCCtaccctggcccctccccctcccaacgCCAAAAGATCCAGACGAGATCCCAGACAGGCTCAGCCGCGCCAGGGGGCCGGGAAGGAGAACGtccacaggggagggggaggggaaggaggcgaGGACCCCTACGAGGCCTTCGCCCGGACAGACGTGGGGCTGCAGGGTGCCCGGGGGGGCGGGCGGAGGCCAGAGTGGAACAGCCAGCGGCCTGGGCGGCGGTTCGTCCCTGCGTCGGAGCGCTACCCAGCGGGCCTGCAGCAGAGCAGGCAGGAGAAGCGGCTCCGCAGGCAAATCGAGCTCATGACCCTGGTGGAGAGGAACACAGCCTCCAGAACCCCCCAGCCAGACCAGAACCACCAGGCCCCCCTCCTGCACCCTCCCCTGCCCAGACAGGCCAGCCCCACCCAGGGCAGAACCAGAGCAGGTTCACCCAGGAAG GGGGAGAGATCTGTCAGCAGCATGTCCAACCTCCCAGCCAATCACAATGAGAG GGGGCGCTCTCCTCCGGTCCCAGCCTTGAAGCACCGTCTCCAGACCCAGGGCCCCCCCCTGGagacccacagcccccccctggagacccacagcccccccctggAGACCAACAGCCCCCTGCCTCCATCAGAGTTTGTGCCCTACGTGAGGACAGATGAGGTGTACCACCTggaccccctggcccccctctccAGACCCCCCACAGTCTGTCACCCCCAGGCGAAGGCTCACACAG atggtcCTCGGAGTACAGCAGGGCCCCCCGGGGTGCCTAGAGACCCCCTTCTGAACCCTGAGCTGCTGAAGAaccgagagagacagcaggccaTCCTGAGGGGCCTCTCAGAGCTGCGCCAG GGCTTGCTGCAGAAGCAGAGGGCGCTGGAGACCGGATTCAACCCTCTGTTCAGGGTCAACGAGCAACGGAAACAGCCGCCTCCCCTTGAGCACATGTGA
- the ccdc66 gene encoding coiled-coil domain-containing protein 66 isoform X3, with product MNLGDGLMFELENGKPRLKLINNGSKNPNTILSKHRPQNALNSKHQVSKEPGSEDLSKVQGKQRDRETRIKTTAPKTEVTKSDVSLAAPNPSKQRGRDVAENRTKGVSRVQPSDRRGPSIRLGSTDAEKDLAKDTVCLTSDQITQILSTISKASPGSTQQWNTHSQTRSGFAQSSQEVPLNDSTKTVDHRETLNVKSNAGAQNGIAQKTQEDKRVTNGLFTSLGETEKDKEAVEAQKAQWRRELDEQMAMKVHQRKTPERLLLLCGQVADEGVRRTGDMDVLWPAQRDLPAAIRSAFVLGEATPTDHAFIVQKRALQRAWLQDLDQQRQDDKLRHKQEKQLLNQRENNEHWASHFDSLQMKPPPQPRPPPAAERGEWGALSSLSQPRTLSGALSMAWEASSTCGASSTGRASVDAAGVPPRASHLRTMTALLDPAQIEERERNRIKQQEHQRAIEAQVEERRWKREQEEAARVALEQEEERRVELERQQLQQQYLQDTRRHRQKEELLERQTEQLHQSVQRAQEEAAKDKQQQRIKELARKGHDVSNLLRSLEGPPTASQTLPTRESPSPRQQEPAGRREEAVSTASPRRDTAMQTAGTRSLHPRHPCGVPAPYPGPSPSQRQKIQTRSQTGSAAPGGREGERPQGRGRGRRRGPLRGLRPDRRGAAGCPGGRAEARVEQPAAWAAVRPCVGALPSGPAAEQAGEAAPQANRAHDPGGEEHSLQNPPARPEPPGPPPAPSPAQTGQPHPGQNQSRFTQEGGEICQQHVQPPSQSQ from the exons ATGAATCTTGG AGATGGCCTGATGTTCGAACTGGAAAATGGAAAACCCCGGCTGAAATTAATAAATAACG GTTCTAAGAATCCAAATACG ATACTATCCAAGCACAGACCTCAGAATGCTCTCAACTCAAAGCATCAAGTTTCCAAAGAGCCAGGGTCAGAAGACCTATCAAAAGTGCAAGGGaagcaaagagacagagagaccaggattAAGACCACCGCCCCCAAAACGGAGGTCACCAAGAGTGACGTCTCACTAGCTGCACCCAACCCCTCCAAACAAAGGGGCAGAGATGTCGCAGAGAACCGCACCAAAGGAGTGTCCAGAGTACAGCCATCAGATCGACGTGGACCAAGCATCAGACTTGGGTCAACGGATGCAGAAAAGGACTTAGCAAAGGACACTGTGTGCCTGACGAGCGACCAGATCACACAGATCCTCAGCACCATCAGCAAAGCTTCCCCTGGCAGCACGCAGCAGTGGAACACGCACAGCCAGACCAGATCAG GATTTGCCCAGTCCTCACAGGAGGTCCCCCTGAACGACAGCACAAAGACGGTGGACCACAGAGAGACTCTTAATGTGAAAAGTAACGCCGGCGCTCAGAATGGAATCGCACAGAAGACACAGGAGGACAA GAGGGTGACGAACGGCCTCTTCACGTCCCTGGGAGAAACGGAGAAGGACAAGGAAGCTGTGGAGGCCCAGAAGGcccagtggaggagagagctaG ATGAACAGATGGCCATGAAGGTGCATCAGAGGAAGACACCAGAG AGACTGCTGTTGCTCTGTGGACAGGTAGCAGatgagggtgtgaggaggacaGGTGACATGGATGTTCTGTGGCCAGCACAGAGAGACCTGCCTGCTGCCATCCGATCTGCCTTCGTACTGGGG GAGGCCACGCCGACGGACCATGCCTTCATCGTCCAGAAGAGGGCGCTACAGCGCGCCTGGCTGCAGGACCTGGACCAGCAGAGACAGGACGACAAGCTGCGACACAAGCAGGAGAAACAGCTGCTCAACCAG agggAGAATAACGAACACTGGGCCAGTCACTTTGACTCCCTCCAGATGAAGCCTCCGCCCCAGCCTCGTCCTCCCCcggcagcagagaggggggagtggggggcgcTGAGTTCCCTCAGCCAGCCCAGGACACTGTCAGGGGCCCTGTCCATGGCCTGGGAGGCCTCCAGCACCTGTGGGGCCTCCAGCACGGGGCGAGCCAGCGTGGACGCCGCTGGAGTCCCACCCAGGGCCAG CCACCTGCGCACCATGACTGCCCTGCTCGACCCGGCGCAGatcgaggagagggagaggaacaggatcAAGCAGCAGGAGCACCAG cgggcCATCGAGGCGCAGGTGGAGGAGCGGCGGTGGAagcgggagcaggaggaggcggccagggTGGcgttggagcaggaggaggagaggagggtggagctggagagacagcagctgcagcagcagtaCCTGCAGGACACCAGGAGACACCGGcagaaggag gAGTTGCTAGAGCGTCAGACGGAGCAGCTGCACCAGAGCGTGCAGAGAGCTCAGGAGGAGGCAGCCAAGGACAAGCAACAGCAGAGGATCAAGGAGCTGGCCCGCAAGGGCCACGATGTGTCCAACCTGCTCCGCTCGCTGGAGGGGCCCCCCACCGCCTCACAGA ccctgcccacGAGGGagtcccccagccccaggcagCAGGAGCCGGCCGGGCGGAGAGAGGAGGCCGTCAGCACGGCTTCTCCCAGGAGGGACACGGCCATGCAGACCG CAGGAACACGGAGTCTACACCCCCGACATCCCTGTGGAGTACCGGCCCCCtaccctggcccctccccctcccaacgCCAAAAGATCCAGACGAGATCCCAGACAGGCTCAGCCGCGCCAGGGGGCCGGGAAGGAGAACGtccacaggggagggggaggggaaggaggcgaGGACCCCTACGAGGCCTTCGCCCGGACAGACGTGGGGCTGCAGGGTGCCCGGGGGGGCGGGCGGAGGCCAGAGTGGAACAGCCAGCGGCCTGGGCGGCGGTTCGTCCCTGCGTCGGAGCGCTACCCAGCGGGCCTGCAGCAGAGCAGGCAGGAGAAGCGGCTCCGCAGGCAAATCGAGCTCATGACCCTGGTGGAGAGGAACACAGCCTCCAGAACCCCCCAGCCAGACCAGAACCACCAGGCCCCCCTCCTGCACCCTCCCCTGCCCAGACAGGCCAGCCCCACCCAGGGCAGAACCAGAGCAGGTTCACCCAGGAAG GGGGAGAGATCTGTCAGCAGCATGTCCAACCTCCCAGCCAATCACAATGA